A region from the Mycobacterium heidelbergense genome encodes:
- a CDS encoding cob(I)yrinic acid a,c-diamide adenosyltransferase, whose protein sequence is MAVHLTRIYTRTGDDGTTGLSDFSRVSKTDLRLVAYADCDEANSAIGVAIALGRPDEEVAGVLRRIQNDLFDAGADLSTPVVENPKHPPLRVAQAYIDRLEKWCDTYNEPLPALNSFVLPGGSPLSALLHVARTVVRRAERSAWAAVDAHPEGVSVLPAKYLNRLSDLLFILARAANPGGDVLWRPGGDE, encoded by the coding sequence ATGGCAGTGCACCTGACCCGCATCTACACGCGGACCGGCGACGACGGGACGACGGGATTGAGCGATTTCTCCCGGGTCTCCAAAACCGATCTCCGGCTGGTGGCGTACGCGGATTGCGACGAGGCCAACTCCGCGATCGGCGTCGCGATCGCCCTCGGTCGGCCCGACGAGGAAGTCGCCGGTGTGCTGCGGCGGATTCAGAACGACCTGTTCGACGCCGGCGCGGACCTGTCGACCCCCGTGGTGGAAAATCCGAAGCATCCGCCGCTCCGCGTCGCCCAGGCCTACATCGATCGGCTCGAAAAATGGTGCGACACATACAACGAGCCCTTGCCGGCGCTGAATTCCTTTGTGCTGCCGGGTGGTTCGCCGCTATCGGCGCTGTTGCACGTCGCCCGCACCGTGGTGCGCCGGGCCGAGCGGTCGGCGTGGGCCGCGGTCGATGCCCACCCGGAAGGGGTCAGCGTGCTGCCGGCGAAATACCTGAACCGGCTCTCGGACCTGCTGTTCATCCTGGCGCGGGCGGCCAACCCCGGCGGGGATGTGCTCTGGCGACCGGGCGGCGACGAATAA
- a CDS encoding F0F1 ATP synthase subunit C, giving the protein MDPTIAAGALIGGGLIMGGGAIGAGIGDGIAGNALVSGIARQPEAQGRLFTPFFITVGLVEAAYFINLAFMALFVFATPVT; this is encoded by the coding sequence ATGGACCCCACTATCGCTGCCGGTGCCCTCATCGGTGGTGGACTGATCATGGGCGGCGGTGCGATCGGTGCCGGTATCGGTGACGGTATCGCGGGTAACGCGCTGGTTTCGGGCATCGCCCGGCAACCCGAGGCGCAGGGCCGGTTGTTCACGCCGTTCTTCATCACCGTCGGTCTGGTTGAGGCGGCCTACTTCATCAACCTGGCCTTCATGGCGTTGTTCGTCTTCGCCACCCCCGTCACGTAG
- a CDS encoding F0F1 ATP synthase subunit epsilon yields MAELNVEIVAVDRKIWSGEATFLFTRTTVGEIGILPRHIPLVAQLVDDAMVRVERDGEDDLRIAVDGGFLSVTEERVSILAESAEFESEIDEAAAKEDSESDDPRIAARGRARLRAVGAID; encoded by the coding sequence ATGGCGGAATTGAACGTTGAGATCGTCGCCGTCGACCGAAAGATCTGGTCGGGTGAGGCAACGTTCCTGTTCACCCGCACCACCGTCGGCGAGATCGGCATCCTGCCCCGCCACATCCCGCTGGTGGCCCAGCTGGTGGACGACGCCATGGTGCGCGTCGAACGCGACGGCGAGGACGACCTGCGGATCGCGGTGGATGGCGGGTTCTTGTCGGTGACCGAGGAGAGGGTCAGCATCCTGGCCGAATCCGCCGAGTTCGAGTCGGAGATCGACGAGGCCGCCGCCAAGGAGGATTCCGAGTCCGACGATCCCCGCATCGCCGCCAGGGGACGCGCCAGATTGCGCGCCGTCGGCGCGATCGACTAA
- the atpA gene encoding F0F1 ATP synthase subunit alpha → MAELTISADDIQGAIEEYVSSFTADTSREEVGAVVDAGDGIAHVEGLPSVMTQELLEFPGGVLGVALNLDEHSVGAVILGDFEKIEQGQQVKRTGEVLSVPVGDGFLGRVVNPLGEPIDGQGDVETDTRRALEIQAPSVVQRQGVKEPLQTGIKAIDAMTPIGRGQRQLIIGDRKTGKTAVCVDTILNQRQNWESGDERKQVRCVYVAIGQKGTTIAAVRRALEEGGAMDYTTIVAAPASDSAGFKWLAPYTGSAIAQHWMYDGKHVLIVFDDLSKQAEAYRAISLLLRRPPGREAYPGDVFYLHSRLLERCAKLSDELGGGSMTGLPIIETKANDISAYIPTNVISITDGQCFLESDLFNQGVRPAINVGVSVSRVGGAAQIKAMKEVAGSLRLDLSQFRELEAFAAFASDLDATSKAQLDRGARLVELLKQPQYQPMPVEEQVVSIFLGTGGHLDSVPVEDVRRFETELLDHMRASEGKILAGIRDSGKLSDETAEELEKIIKKFKKGFAASDGGSVVPDEHVEAMDKENLEKESVTVKKPKPEKVEKKEKK, encoded by the coding sequence ATGGCAGAGTTGACAATCTCCGCTGACGACATCCAGGGCGCCATCGAGGAGTACGTAAGTTCCTTCACCGCCGACACCTCCCGCGAGGAAGTCGGTGCCGTCGTCGACGCCGGGGACGGCATCGCCCACGTCGAAGGCCTGCCGTCCGTCATGACCCAGGAGCTGCTCGAGTTCCCGGGCGGGGTGCTCGGCGTCGCGCTCAACCTCGACGAGCACAGCGTCGGCGCGGTGATCCTCGGTGACTTCGAGAAGATCGAACAAGGCCAGCAGGTCAAGCGCACCGGCGAGGTCCTCTCGGTGCCCGTCGGCGACGGGTTCTTAGGCCGCGTGGTCAATCCACTGGGCGAGCCCATCGACGGGCAGGGCGACGTCGAGACCGACACGCGGCGCGCGCTGGAGATCCAGGCGCCCTCGGTGGTGCAGCGTCAGGGCGTGAAGGAGCCGCTGCAGACCGGGATCAAGGCCATCGACGCCATGACCCCGATCGGGCGCGGCCAGCGCCAGCTCATCATCGGCGACCGCAAGACCGGCAAGACCGCCGTCTGCGTCGACACGATCCTCAACCAGCGGCAGAACTGGGAGAGCGGCGACGAACGCAAGCAGGTGCGGTGCGTGTACGTGGCCATCGGGCAGAAGGGCACCACGATCGCCGCCGTCCGCCGCGCGCTGGAAGAGGGCGGCGCGATGGACTACACCACGATCGTCGCGGCGCCCGCATCGGACTCCGCCGGGTTCAAATGGCTTGCGCCGTATACGGGTTCGGCGATCGCCCAGCACTGGATGTACGACGGTAAGCACGTGCTGATCGTCTTCGACGACCTGAGCAAGCAGGCCGAGGCGTACCGCGCGATCTCGCTGTTGCTGCGCCGCCCACCCGGCCGCGAGGCCTACCCGGGCGACGTGTTCTACCTGCACTCGCGGCTGCTGGAGCGCTGCGCCAAGCTCTCCGACGAGCTCGGTGGCGGCTCGATGACCGGCCTGCCGATCATCGAGACCAAGGCCAACGACATCTCGGCCTACATCCCCACCAACGTCATCTCGATCACCGACGGGCAGTGCTTCCTGGAGTCCGACCTGTTCAACCAGGGGGTGCGGCCGGCCATCAACGTCGGTGTCTCGGTGTCCCGCGTCGGTGGTGCCGCACAGATCAAGGCGATGAAAGAGGTGGCGGGAAGTCTCCGTCTGGACCTGTCGCAGTTCCGCGAATTGGAGGCCTTCGCCGCGTTCGCCTCCGATCTGGATGCCACCTCCAAGGCCCAGCTGGACCGCGGCGCGCGGCTGGTCGAGCTGCTCAAGCAGCCGCAGTACCAGCCCATGCCCGTCGAGGAGCAGGTGGTTTCGATCTTCCTGGGCACGGGCGGCCACCTGGACTCGGTGCCGGTCGAGGACGTCCGGCGGTTCGAAACCGAACTGCTGGACCACATGCGGGCATCCGAGGGGAAGATCTTGGCCGGAATCCGTGACAGCGGAAAGCTCTCCGACGAGACGGCCGAGGAACTCGAAAAGATCATCAAGAAATTCAAGAAGGGCTTCGCCGCCTCGGACGGCGGGTCGGTGGTTCCCGACGAGCACGTCGAGGCGATGGACAAGGAAAACCTGGAAAAGGAATCGGTGACGGTCAAGAAGCCCAAGCCGGAAAAGGTAGAGAAGAAGGAAAAGAAGTAG
- a CDS encoding ATP synthase subunit I, which yields MTTPAQDAPLVFPSVAFRPARLLVISVGITAVAMLAAGWAGHLMAGVFFGIGLLLGLLNALLVRRSVGSITARDHPLKRSMAVNSASRLAIITIIGLILAYVFRPAGLGVVFGLALFQVLLVASTALPVWKKLRTGEPAPSSDPEAAEPRSASDD from the coding sequence GTGACGACACCAGCGCAGGACGCGCCGTTGGTGTTTCCCTCTGTTGCTTTCCGCCCCGCTCGACTCCTTGTGATCAGCGTCGGGATCACCGCGGTGGCCATGCTCGCCGCCGGATGGGCGGGCCACCTCATGGCCGGGGTGTTCTTCGGCATCGGCTTGCTGCTGGGTTTGCTCAACGCGCTCCTGGTGCGCCGTTCGGTGGGATCCATCACCGCCCGGGATCACCCGCTGAAAAGGTCGATGGCGGTCAACTCGGCGTCCCGGCTGGCGATCATCACCATCATCGGGCTGATCCTCGCCTACGTCTTCCGGCCCGCCGGACTGGGCGTGGTCTTCGGACTCGCGCTCTTCCAGGTGCTCTTGGTCGCGTCGACCGCGCTGCCGGTCTGGAAGAAGCTGCGCACCGGCGAGCCGGCACCCTCGTCGGACCCGGAAGCGGCGGAACCGAGGAGCGCCAGCGATGACTGA
- the atpB gene encoding F0F1 ATP synthase subunit A, which yields MTETILAGAQIEVGEHTTATWLGMTVNTDTVLSTAIAAVIVIALAFFLRAKITSSGVPSGVQLFWEALTIQMRNQIEGAIGMRIAPFVLPLAVTIFVFILISNWLSVLPLQYTDKSGHTTELLKSAAADINYVLALALFVFVCYHVAGIWRRGIIGHPIRVLKGHVVFLAPINLVEELAKPISLSLRLFGNIFAGGILVALIALFPPYIMWAPNAIWKSFDLFVGAIQAFIFSILTILYFSQAMELDEHHD from the coding sequence ATGACTGAGACGATCCTGGCCGGTGCCCAAATCGAGGTCGGCGAGCACACCACGGCGACGTGGCTCGGGATGACCGTCAACACCGACACGGTGCTCTCCACGGCGATCGCCGCGGTGATCGTCATCGCCCTGGCCTTCTTCCTGCGCGCCAAGATCACCTCGAGCGGTGTTCCCAGTGGAGTCCAATTGTTCTGGGAGGCGCTCACCATACAGATGCGCAACCAGATCGAGGGCGCCATCGGGATGCGGATCGCGCCGTTCGTGCTGCCGCTGGCGGTCACGATCTTCGTGTTCATCCTGATCTCCAACTGGCTTTCGGTGCTGCCGCTGCAGTACACCGACAAGTCCGGCCACACCACGGAGCTACTCAAATCGGCGGCGGCGGACATCAATTACGTGCTGGCGCTGGCCCTTTTCGTGTTCGTCTGCTACCACGTGGCCGGGATCTGGCGCCGTGGCATCATCGGGCACCCGATCAGGGTGCTCAAGGGGCACGTGGTGTTCCTGGCGCCGATCAATCTGGTCGAAGAGCTGGCCAAGCCGATCTCGTTGTCGCTCCGACTTTTCGGCAATATCTTCGCCGGCGGCATCCTGGTGGCGCTGATCGCGCTCTTCCCGCCGTACATCATGTGGGCGCCCAACGCGATCTGGAAGTCGTTCGACCTGTTCGTCGGGGCGATCCAGGCCTTCATCTTCTCGATCCTGACCATCCTGTACTTCAGCCAGGCGATGGAGCTCGACGAGCATCATGACTGA
- a CDS encoding F0F1 ATP synthase subunit B — MGEVNPMVLATGQAAEGGKTSNFLVPNGTFFFVLAIFLIVLAVIGTFVVPPILKVLRERDAMVAKTAADNKKSAEQFEAAQADYEEAMKEARVQASSFRDNARAEGRKVVEDARAHAEQEVMSTVQVAAEQLKRERDVAELDLRANVGAMSATLASRILGVDVTTSAATR, encoded by the coding sequence ATGGGTGAAGTGAACCCGATGGTCCTGGCGACCGGCCAGGCGGCAGAGGGAGGCAAGACCAGCAACTTCCTCGTCCCCAACGGCACCTTCTTCTTCGTACTGGCCATCTTCTTGATCGTGCTCGCGGTCATCGGCACTTTCGTCGTGCCGCCGATCCTGAAGGTGCTGCGCGAGCGCGACGCCATGGTCGCCAAAACCGCCGCCGACAACAAGAAGTCGGCCGAGCAGTTCGAGGCCGCCCAGGCCGATTACGAAGAGGCGATGAAGGAAGCCCGCGTGCAGGCGTCGTCGTTCCGCGACAACGCCAGGGCGGAAGGCCGTAAGGTCGTCGAAGACGCGCGTGCCCATGCCGAGCAAGAGGTGATGTCGACGGTGCAAGTGGCCGCCGAACAATTGAAGCGGGAAAGGGACGTCGCGGAACTGGATCTGCGCGCCAACGTCGGAGCCATGTCGGCGACCCTGGCCAGTCGAATCCTCGGCGTCGACGTCACCACCTCCGCTGCGACAAGGTAA
- a CDS encoding glycosyltransferase family 4 protein yields MQYGLEVSSDPASDLTSLAGGFLALSDRGAGVPLRELALVGLTAAIITYFATGPVRVLATRLGAVAYPRERDVHVTPTPRMGGLAMFLGVVSAVFLASQLPALTRGFVYSTGMPAVLVAGAVIMGIGLIDDRWGLDALTKFAGQITAASVLVTMGVAWSVLYIPIGGVGTIVLDQASSILLTLALTVSVVNAMNFVDGLDGLAAGLGLITALAICMFSVGLLRDHGGDVLFYPPAVISVVLAGACLGFLPHNFHRAKIFMGDSGSMLIGLMLAAASTTAAGPVSQNAYGARDVFALLSPFLLVAAVIFVPMLDLLLAIVRRTRAGRSAFSPDKMHLHHRLLQIGHSHRRVVLLIYLWVGIVAFGAASTIFFDPRDTAAVMLGAIVVAGVATAIPLLRRRDDYQDVDLD; encoded by the coding sequence GTGCAGTACGGTCTCGAGGTGTCCAGCGACCCGGCCAGCGATCTAACCAGCCTCGCCGGCGGGTTCCTCGCCCTGTCGGATCGCGGCGCCGGCGTCCCCCTGCGCGAGCTTGCGCTGGTCGGGCTGACCGCGGCGATCATCACCTACTTCGCGACCGGACCGGTGCGGGTGCTGGCCACCCGACTGGGGGCGGTCGCCTACCCGCGGGAACGCGACGTGCACGTGACGCCGACGCCGCGGATGGGCGGGCTGGCCATGTTCCTCGGCGTTGTCTCGGCCGTCTTTCTGGCGTCGCAGCTTCCGGCGCTCACCCGGGGGTTCGTCTATTCCACCGGCATGCCCGCGGTTTTGGTGGCGGGCGCGGTGATCATGGGCATCGGCCTGATCGACGACCGGTGGGGCCTGGACGCGTTGACCAAGTTCGCGGGTCAGATCACCGCGGCCAGCGTGCTGGTCACCATGGGCGTCGCGTGGAGCGTCCTGTACATCCCCATCGGCGGGGTCGGCACCATCGTGCTGGACCAGGCGTCGTCGATCCTGCTCACGTTGGCGCTGACCGTGTCGGTCGTCAACGCGATGAACTTCGTCGACGGGCTCGACGGACTGGCCGCCGGCCTGGGACTCATTACGGCGCTGGCGATCTGCATGTTCTCGGTCGGGCTGCTGCGCGACCACGGCGGCGATGTGCTGTTCTATCCGCCGGCCGTGATCTCGGTGGTGCTCGCGGGGGCCTGCCTGGGCTTTTTGCCGCACAACTTCCACCGGGCCAAGATCTTCATGGGCGACTCCGGGTCGATGCTGATCGGCTTGATGCTTGCCGCCGCCTCCACGACCGCGGCCGGCCCGGTCTCGCAGAACGCCTACGGCGCTCGCGACGTGTTTGCTCTGCTGTCACCGTTCCTGCTCGTGGCGGCCGTCATCTTCGTGCCGATGCTCGACCTCCTGCTGGCGATCGTGCGCCGCACCCGCGCGGGCCGCAGCGCGTTCAGCCCCGACAAGATGCACCTGCACCACCGGTTGCTGCAGATCGGTCATTCGCATCGCCGGGTGGTGCTGCTGATCTATCTCTGGGTGGGCATTGTCGCGTTCGGCGCCGCGAGCACGATCTTTTTCGACCCGCGCGACACCGCGGCGGTCATGCTCGGCGCGATTGTCGTCGCGGGCGTGGCGACGGCGATTCCGCTCCTGCGCCGCCGCGACGACTACCAAGACGTGGACTTGGACTAG
- the atpD gene encoding F0F1 ATP synthase subunit beta has product MPATTENTEKTAKSKDADTSGRVVRVTGPVVDVEFPRGSVPELFNALHAEITFEELAKTLTLEVAQHLGDNLVRTISLQPTDGLVRGVEVTDTGSSISVPVGQDVKGHVFNALGYCLDKPGYGEDFEHWSIHRKPPPFEELEPRTEMLETGLKVVDLLTPYVRGGKIALFGGAGVGKTVLIQEMINRIARNFGGTSVFAGVGERTREGNDLWVELQEANVLKDTALVFGQMDEPPGTRMRVALSALTMAEWFRDEAGQDVLLFIDNIFRFTQAGSEVSTLLGRMPSAVGYQPTLADEMGELQERITSTRGRSITSMQAVYVPADDYTDPAPATTFAHLDATTELSRSVFSKGIFPAVDPLASSSTILDPSIVGEEHYRVAQEVIRVLQRYKDLQDIIAILGIDELSEEDKQLVNRARRIERFLSQNMMAAEQFTGQPGSTVPLKETIEAFDRLCKGEFDHVPEQAFFLIGGLDDLAKKAESLGAKL; this is encoded by the coding sequence ATGCCTGCCACCACTGAAAACACGGAAAAGACCGCAAAGTCGAAGGACGCCGACACGAGCGGCCGCGTGGTCCGGGTCACCGGCCCCGTCGTCGACGTCGAGTTCCCCCGGGGTTCCGTCCCCGAGCTGTTCAACGCGCTGCACGCCGAAATCACCTTCGAGGAGCTGGCGAAGACGCTCACCCTGGAGGTGGCCCAGCACCTGGGCGACAACCTGGTGCGCACCATCTCCCTGCAGCCCACCGACGGCCTGGTGCGCGGCGTCGAGGTGACCGACACCGGCAGTTCGATCTCGGTGCCGGTCGGCCAAGACGTCAAGGGCCACGTCTTCAACGCGCTGGGATACTGCCTGGACAAGCCGGGATACGGAGAAGACTTCGAGCACTGGTCGATTCACCGCAAGCCGCCGCCGTTCGAGGAGCTGGAGCCGCGCACCGAGATGCTCGAGACCGGCCTCAAGGTCGTCGACCTGCTGACCCCGTACGTGCGTGGCGGCAAGATCGCGCTGTTCGGCGGCGCCGGGGTGGGCAAGACGGTGCTCATCCAGGAGATGATCAACCGCATCGCCCGAAACTTCGGTGGCACTTCGGTGTTCGCCGGGGTGGGGGAGCGCACCCGCGAGGGCAACGACCTCTGGGTGGAGCTTCAGGAAGCCAACGTCCTCAAGGACACCGCGCTGGTGTTCGGTCAGATGGACGAGCCGCCGGGCACCCGCATGCGGGTGGCGCTGTCGGCCCTGACCATGGCGGAGTGGTTCCGCGACGAGGCGGGCCAGGACGTGCTGCTGTTCATCGACAACATCTTCCGGTTCACCCAGGCCGGCTCGGAGGTGTCGACGCTGCTCGGTCGGATGCCGTCGGCCGTGGGGTATCAGCCCACGCTGGCCGACGAGATGGGCGAGCTGCAGGAGCGCATCACCTCGACGCGGGGCCGGTCGATCACCTCGATGCAGGCCGTGTACGTGCCCGCCGACGACTACACCGACCCGGCGCCGGCGACGACGTTCGCGCACCTGGACGCGACCACCGAGCTGTCGCGTTCGGTGTTCTCCAAGGGCATCTTCCCGGCCGTGGACCCGCTGGCGTCGAGCTCGACCATCCTCGACCCGAGCATCGTCGGTGAGGAGCACTACCGCGTGGCGCAGGAAGTCATCCGGGTTCTGCAGCGCTACAAGGACCTTCAGGACATCATCGCGATTCTCGGTATCGACGAGCTGTCGGAGGAGGACAAGCAGTTGGTCAACCGGGCCCGGCGCATCGAGCGGTTCCTCTCGCAGAACATGATGGCGGCCGAACAGTTCACCGGCCAGCCGGGTTCGACGGTTCCGCTGAAGGAGACCATCGAGGCGTTCGACCGCTTGTGCAAGGGCGAGTTCGACCACGTGCCCGAGCAGGCCTTCTTCCTGATCGGCGGGCTCGACGACCTGGCCAAGAAGGCCGAGAGCCTCGGCGCCAAGCTGTAA
- a CDS encoding F0F1 ATP synthase subunit B/delta, producing MSTFIGQLVGFAVIVFLVVRYVVPPVRNLMTARQNVVRQQLADAAAAAERLTESTTAHSKAVQAAASEAKRVVDEAQVDAQRITEQFAAQADVEAERIKGQGARQAELLRAQLTRQLRLELGHESVRQAGELVRNYVADAAQRSATVDRFLDDLDAMAPASAEVAYPLLTKMRSASRQALINLSDRFGVIAKSLDNKGLYAVSSELVSVAQLLGREIVVTRYLTVPAEDAAPRVRLVERLVSGKVGDATLDVLRAAVSERWSAGPDLIDAIEHVSRQALLEVAEREDRVDEVEDQLFRFSRILDAQPRLAILLGDYAVPAEGRVGLLRAVLENATGGVNPVVAALLAQTVELLRGEPAEEAMKFLAEVAVARRGEIVAQVGAAAELSAAQRTRLAEVLSRIYGHPVTLQLRIDAELLGGLLITVADEVIDGTLSSRLAAARAQVPD from the coding sequence ATGTCGACTTTCATCGGACAGTTAGTCGGGTTCGCGGTCATCGTGTTCCTGGTCGTGCGGTATGTCGTGCCGCCGGTGCGCAATTTGATGACGGCCCGGCAGAACGTGGTGCGCCAGCAGTTGGCCGACGCCGCCGCGGCCGCCGAGCGGCTGACGGAGTCGACCACAGCGCACAGCAAGGCCGTGCAGGCCGCCGCGTCGGAGGCGAAACGAGTCGTCGACGAGGCTCAGGTGGACGCGCAACGGATCACCGAGCAATTCGCGGCCCAGGCCGACGTCGAGGCGGAACGCATCAAGGGACAGGGCGCGCGCCAGGCCGAGCTGCTGCGGGCGCAGCTGACCCGTCAGCTCCGCCTGGAGCTGGGCCACGAATCCGTGCGCCAGGCGGGGGAGTTGGTGCGCAACTACGTCGCCGACGCGGCGCAACGGTCGGCCACCGTGGATCGGTTCCTCGACGACCTCGACGCCATGGCGCCGGCGTCCGCCGAGGTCGCCTACCCGCTGCTGACGAAGATGCGCTCGGCCAGCCGGCAGGCCCTGATCAACCTGTCGGACCGGTTCGGCGTCATCGCCAAAAGCCTTGACAACAAAGGACTTTATGCCGTCTCCAGCGAGCTGGTGTCGGTGGCGCAATTGCTGGGTCGCGAGATCGTGGTCACCCGGTATCTCACCGTGCCCGCCGAGGACGCTGCCCCCCGGGTCCGGCTCGTCGAGCGCCTCGTCTCCGGCAAAGTCGGCGACGCGACGCTCGACGTCCTGCGGGCGGCCGTATCGGAGCGTTGGTCGGCCGGCCCCGACCTGATCGATGCCATCGAGCACGTGTCGCGGCAGGCGCTGCTGGAAGTCGCCGAACGTGAGGACCGGGTCGACGAGGTCGAAGACCAGCTGTTCAGGTTTTCCCGCATCCTCGACGCGCAGCCGCGGCTCGCGATCCTGTTGGGCGACTACGCCGTTCCGGCCGAGGGTCGGGTGGGACTGCTGCGCGCGGTGCTCGAGAACGCGACCGGCGGGGTCAACCCGGTCGTGGCGGCACTGCTCGCCCAGACCGTCGAGCTGCTGAGAGGCGAGCCGGCCGAGGAAGCCATGAAATTCCTGGCGGAGGTTGCGGTGGCGCGCCGCGGCGAAATCGTCGCGCAGGTCGGCGCGGCCGCCGAACTCAGCGCCGCGCAGCGCACTCGTCTCGCGGAAGTTCTCAGCCGCATCTACGGTCATCCGGTGACGCTGCAGCTGCGGATCGACGCCGAGTTGCTGGGTGGGCTGCTCATCACCGTGGCTGACGAGGTGATCGACGGGACACTCTCGTCGCGCCTGGCCGCGGCCCGGGCCCAGGTGCCCGACTGA
- a CDS encoding F0F1 ATP synthase subunit gamma — protein sequence MAATLRELRGRIRSAGAIKKITKAQELIATSRIGKAQARLQSARPYATEITLMLTTLSSEAALDHPLLVERPEPKRAAVLVVSSDRGLCGAYNSSVFRRSEELFSLLRDEGKAPVLYVVGRKALNYYSFRNWDITESWTGFSEQPTYENAAEVASTLVDAFMRGSDDEGVDELHIVYTEFKSMLSQSTVAHRMAPMVVEYTEEPEALHTLYSFEPDATTLFESLLPRYVTTRVYAALLESAASELASRQRAMKSATDNADDLIKALTLEANRERQAQITQEISEIVGGANALADAAAR from the coding sequence ATGGCTGCCACACTTCGCGAATTGCGCGGGCGGATCCGTTCCGCCGGCGCGATCAAGAAGATCACCAAAGCCCAGGAGCTGATCGCGACCTCGCGCATCGGTAAGGCGCAGGCCCGACTGCAGTCCGCCCGCCCGTACGCGACCGAGATCACCCTGATGCTGACCACGCTGTCCAGCGAGGCGGCGCTGGATCATCCGTTGCTCGTCGAGCGGCCCGAACCGAAGCGGGCCGCCGTGCTGGTGGTGTCCTCCGATCGTGGCCTGTGCGGCGCGTACAACTCCAGCGTCTTCCGTCGCAGCGAGGAGCTGTTTTCGCTGCTGCGGGACGAAGGCAAGGCTCCGGTGCTGTACGTCGTCGGCCGTAAGGCGTTGAACTACTACAGTTTCCGCAACTGGGACATCACCGAATCGTGGACCGGCTTCTCCGAGCAGCCGACATACGAGAACGCGGCCGAGGTCGCCTCCACCCTGGTCGACGCGTTCATGCGGGGCAGCGACGACGAGGGCGTCGACGAGTTGCATATCGTCTACACGGAATTCAAGTCGATGTTGTCGCAGTCCACGGTGGCCCATCGGATGGCGCCGATGGTCGTGGAATACACGGAGGAGCCCGAGGCCCTGCACACCCTGTATTCGTTCGAGCCGGATGCGACGACGCTCTTCGAGTCGTTGCTGCCGCGGTACGTGACCACCCGCGTGTACGCGGCGCTGCTGGAATCCGCGGCGTCGGAGCTGGCGTCGCGCCAACGAGCGATGAAGTCGGCAACGGATAACGCGGACGACCTCATCAAAGCCCTGACGCTGGAGGCAAACCGCGAGCGGCAGGCCCAGATCACCCAGGAGATTAGCGAAATCGTCGGTGGCGCAAACGCGCTCGCCGACGCCGCCGCTAGGTAG
- a CDS encoding DUF2550 domain-containing protein: MSAPMVGMVVLVVVLAAAVVALSYRLWKLRQGGTAAIMRDIPAVGGHGWRHGVIRYRGGEAAFYRLSSLRLWPDRRLSRRGVEIVARRAPRGDEFDIMTDEIVVLELRDTTQDRRSGYEIALDKGALTAFLSWLESRPSPRARRRSV, from the coding sequence ATGAGCGCGCCCATGGTTGGCATGGTCGTGCTCGTTGTCGTATTAGCGGCGGCCGTCGTCGCCCTGAGTTATCGGTTGTGGAAGCTGCGCCAGGGCGGAACCGCGGCGATCATGCGCGACATCCCCGCGGTCGGAGGTCACGGCTGGCGGCACGGCGTGATCCGCTACCGCGGCGGCGAGGCCGCCTTCTACCGGCTGTCCAGCCTGCGGTTGTGGCCGGATCGCCGGCTCAGCCGCCGAGGTGTGGAGATCGTTGCCCGACGTGCGCCGCGCGGCGACGAGTTCGACATCATGACCGACGAGATCGTCGTGCTGGAGCTGCGCGACACGACGCAGGACCGCAGGTCCGGCTACGAGATCGCGCTCGACAAGGGCGCGTTGACGGCGTTCTTGTCCTGGCTGGAATCCCGTCCCTCGCCGCGCGCACGCCGTCGCAGCGTCTGA